DNA sequence from the Chitinophaga flava genome:
TAACATAACCCCGGCTGTGGCGCAGGATACGTGGAGTTTGCAACGTTGTGTGGATTATGCTATGAAAAACAGTATCTCCGTAAAACAACAGGAGGTACAAAAACGGCTGTCTGAACTTACTTATCAGCAGAGCCGTCTGAGTATAATCCCCAATTTCTCGGCAAATGTGAATGCGGGATACTCTGATGGTAGGATCGCCAGTATCCAGGACAACGCCTACATTAACCAGTCTATCTTCAATGCCAGTGGACAATTCAATATGTCTGGAGATATCTTCAACTGGTTTTCCAAAAGAAACACCATTGAGGCAAACAGACTGGATGCTGAGTCCAACAGTTTCCTGTTACAGAAAGCACGTAATGACCTTGCTTTTAACGTAGCGACCTCTTTCCTGCAGATTCTCCTGAAAAATGAACAGCTGAAGGTAAATGAGGTACAGGTAAAACAAACCATGTCTAATCTGGAGAATACCAGAAAACTGGTAATCGCAGGCTCAGTACCGGAAAGCAACCAGGCCGACCTGGAAGCACAGCTGGCACAGGATAGTACCAATCTGGTAACTGCCAGGAATGACGTAATTTTATCTATATTGCAAATAAAGGCATATCTCAACCTCAGTTTTGATATTCCTTTCGCTCCGGAAATTCCGGCCAATATATCATCCCTGCCTATCACCCCCTTGTCTGAAATGGACCCGGAAATGGTGTATAGCGCGGCGCTGGCATCTTATCCACTGGCGAAGTCAGATGGATTAAGGATTAAAAGCGCAATGAGTGCCTACAGGTCTGCTAAGGGGCAGTTATACCCGGCACTCACAATCGGAGGAGGATTAAGTACCAGTTATGCCAACAACTACTATGATCCGATGACTAAAAAACTGATCTCCTTCGGCCAGCAAATAGACAATACATTCAACAAAAATATCGGACTGGGGCTGCGTATCCCGATTTTCAACGGTTATCAGCAACGTACCAATGTGACAAAAGCAAAACTGAATGTGTACAACCTGGAACTGACCAGAGATCAGGACAACCTGAAACTAAGGCAGGATATCTATACCGCCCATGCAAATGCAGTAGCTGCATTACAGAAATACAATGCATCTGCTACCGGTGTAATGGCCGCTCAGAAAGCGTATGATTTCGCTACCAAACGTTTTAACCTGGGATTAATGAACACCATTGATTATATAACAACCCAAACCAAATTGTACAAAGCCCAGATTGATAAAGTCTCGGCGCAATACGATTACATTTTTAAAATGAAATTGCTGGAGTTCTATCGGGACCAGAAAATTTCCCTGTAGAATAGCCGGGTAATAAACTGCTTTATGAAGAAGAAGACACTTTATTGGCTCGCAGGCATTTTATGTTCACTCGTTATTATGCTCATGGTGCTGAAAGCATCAGGAGTAATCGGTAAGGAAGAAGCACTGAATGTTGCTGTTGACAAAGCTGGCAAAAAAAACATCATTGAGGTGGTTACCGCCAGTGGTAAAATTTATCCTGAGATAGAAGTAAAAGTTAGCTCAGACGTTTCCGGTGAAATCACCGAATTAACCGTACAGGAAGGAGACTCCGTAAAAAGAGGGCAGGTAGTAGCCCGTATCTACGGCGACATCTACGGCTCCATGGTAGATAAAGCCATGGCATCTGTAAGTCAGTCGGAGGCACAGCTGGCCAACACCTCTGCTTCGCTGAACTCCTTTAAGGCAAAGCTTGACCAGAATAAAGCAGCCTATCAGCGTAACAAGGAACTGCTCAACCAGAAAGTGATCTCCCGGTCTGAATTCGAAACCAGCGAAGCTACCTTCCTGGCGGCTCAGGCAGATTACAACGCTGCCCTTCAGCAGATCAACAGCAGTAAATATGGCGTTCAAAGCGCCCAGGCTAACCTTAACGAGGCCAACAAAAACCTCGGCCGTACTACCATCGTAGCACCGATGAACGGTATCGTTTCCCTGCTGAATGTTAAAAAAGGAGAACGCGTAGTAGGTACCGCCCAGATGACTGGTACCGAAATGCTGCGTATCGCCGACCTCAACAGAATGGAAGTACAGGTGGATGTCGGAGAAAACGATATCCCTAAAGTAAAATATGGCGATACCGCCCTGATCGAAGTAGATGCCTACAACGGTCGTCGCTTTAAAGGTGTCGTTACACAGATCGCCAGCTCCAGCAAAGGTGCAGCTACTGCTACCGCAGTCTCTGCCTCCTCCGCTGAACAGGTGACCAGCTATATCGTTCACATACGTATCCTGCCGGAAACATACATAGACCTTCTGATGGCAAAAAATCACAAGGCATTTCCTTTCCGCCCGGGAATGAGCGCCAGCGTGGATATCCAGACAAGACATGAAAACAATGTGCTGTCTATCCCCATCAATGCAGTAACTACCCGCGATCTGGATTCTGCTAAAACAGCAGACAAAAAACAACATGACCGCGATCACGATAATTCCTCCAACACCAAATCCGATATGAGCGAAGTGGTGTTTGTATTGCAGAAAGATAATTCCGTGAAAATGGTAACCGTGAAAACAGGGGTACAGGATGATACCAACATCCAGATACTTTCCGGACTGCAGGAAGGTGATCAGGTGATCAGCGCCCCCTACAGTGCCGTGTCCCGCACCCTGAATAATGGTAAAAAGGTGCAGGTAGTGCCTAAGAGCAAGCTTTTCGAAGGGAACAAGTAGATTGATCTGATGCTCCTGATATAGGAAGATATTTAAGCGAAGAAGCCCATGGATGCATATATCCATGGGCTTCTTCGTTTTAGCAACGGCTGGCCTTCGCATATAGGGAGCATCAGAAACATCAGATAAATCAGCGGTTAGTGTTATCTTGCGTAAAATTTGCATTGATTGTGAGCAAGGAGAATAGCATTGGTATCATTGGTAGTGGCAGTTGGGCCACCGCGCTGGCGAAAATATTGACGGATAATGGACAGCATATTCACTGGTGGATTAGAAACGAAGACACGATCCGTCATATGCAGCAGCGCCATCATAATAAGCACTACCTCACTTCTGTATATTTTGATACGAGCCTGTTATCGTTGAGTAACGATATCCGGGCGGTGGTAGCAGCTTGTGATGTGGTGGTACTGGCAGTTCCTTCTGCTTTTCTGGTGGATGTGCTGGATCAGCTGCCCGCAGAGGCGCTGGAAGGCAAACAGATCGTTTCTGCCATCAAAGGTCTGGTGCCGGGCAACAATCTCCTGATCAATGAATACCTGGAGCAACGTTTTCAGTTGCCTGCTACACAGTATTTCACAATAACCGGTCCCTGTCATGCGGAAGAGGTAGCGAATGAAAAACTGTCCTATCTTACTTTTTCCGGAATACATCAGGCGTCGGCACAGGCTATCGCCGACAGATTTACCGGCAGCTACCTGCAAACAATTGTCAATACAGACATGATAGGGGTACAGCTGGCTGCTGTGATGAAGAATATTTATGCCCTGGGTGCAGGTATTGCACATGGGCTGGAATACGGTGATAATTTCCTGAGTGTTTATATCACCAACTGTTTCCGGGAGATGCAGACATTCCTGGAGCAATATGAGGCACAGAAAGCTGCACAGCGCGGTGCCGGCCCTATGATACATAACTACAGTGCCAGTGCTTACCTCGGGGATCTGCTGGTGACCTGTTATTCACTCCACAGCCGGAACCGTACTTTCGGGAATATGATCGGAAAAGGCTATTCCGTGAAGGCAGCACAGCTGGAGCTCAATATGATTGCAGAGGGTTATTATGCCAGCAAATGCATGTACGAGATGAATAAAAACATAGGGGCCTATATGCCTGTTGCGCAGGCTGTATACGCAGTATTATGGCAGCAGGTACATCCTTCCGAGGCTTTCCTGTCACTGGAAAAAGGCTTTATCTAATGGGGAATGACGACTAGTAGTCGTCATAATCCTCATAATTATCTTCACCCACTTTTACAATGGCTTTCACCTTGGGGAAATACTGCTTGATCAGGGCGGCTATTTTCTCTGTAAGGTAGTTATTAAGAACAGGTCCTTCGTAGTATTCCACTTCATTGGTTTCATCAGAAATGATGTATTCTGTAACAGTCTGATCTACAATGGCCAGGAACCTTCTTTCCTTGGCTACTTTACGAATGTTGATTTTGGTGGGGACACCATCCACGTTGAGGGTACATGCAATATGTCGCATAAGCGCGGTAAGGTTTTTTTTATAATGAACAGATAGATTTAGCTGCGATTACTGTTACAATTCAGGAGTTGTTAATTATTGGTTAAATGGGATCGACATGGTTATGAATTTAAAAATAAGCAAGTTTGGACAATTAACAAAATTGTATACATTTTAATGTTTTTTATCAATATAAAAAATGATAGTTTGAAACCCCGATAATTCCACTTGCACAGCCTGTATCGTTCCCGAAAACCCTCATTCTTCCGATGAGTTTTCTGTCATTTTCATTGATAATGAAACATTTTTAGAAAAGCAGAGCAACTGAATGCTTTTCATTAAAAATCCTGCTTCAGGATAAGATTTACATTTGCATAACTTATTACAATTGTAATCATAAATGATTATTCAAAGTGTTAATGAAATCTTAACGCCCTCAGAAATTTTAAAAAAAAGTTCCACAGCGGGAAAAAAGGGGATAGTTATATGGGGAGGATTTTCTACACTTTCTGTTTGCTGAATTCGGTAAAATGCAGCACACTCGCATTGGATTGATATTTGACCAGCTTTCCATCCCGGACCACCGATTGGAATGG
Encoded proteins:
- a CDS encoding TolC family protein, whose protein sequence is MRLSQIAGIFLFYCLLANITPAVAQDTWSLQRCVDYAMKNSISVKQQEVQKRLSELTYQQSRLSIIPNFSANVNAGYSDGRIASIQDNAYINQSIFNASGQFNMSGDIFNWFSKRNTIEANRLDAESNSFLLQKARNDLAFNVATSFLQILLKNEQLKVNEVQVKQTMSNLENTRKLVIAGSVPESNQADLEAQLAQDSTNLVTARNDVILSILQIKAYLNLSFDIPFAPEIPANISSLPITPLSEMDPEMVYSAALASYPLAKSDGLRIKSAMSAYRSAKGQLYPALTIGGGLSTSYANNYYDPMTKKLISFGQQIDNTFNKNIGLGLRIPIFNGYQQRTNVTKAKLNVYNLELTRDQDNLKLRQDIYTAHANAVAALQKYNASATGVMAAQKAYDFATKRFNLGLMNTIDYITTQTKLYKAQIDKVSAQYDYIFKMKLLEFYRDQKISL
- a CDS encoding efflux RND transporter periplasmic adaptor subunit, with the protein product MKKKTLYWLAGILCSLVIMLMVLKASGVIGKEEALNVAVDKAGKKNIIEVVTASGKIYPEIEVKVSSDVSGEITELTVQEGDSVKRGQVVARIYGDIYGSMVDKAMASVSQSEAQLANTSASLNSFKAKLDQNKAAYQRNKELLNQKVISRSEFETSEATFLAAQADYNAALQQINSSKYGVQSAQANLNEANKNLGRTTIVAPMNGIVSLLNVKKGERVVGTAQMTGTEMLRIADLNRMEVQVDVGENDIPKVKYGDTALIEVDAYNGRRFKGVVTQIASSSKGAATATAVSASSAEQVTSYIVHIRILPETYIDLLMAKNHKAFPFRPGMSASVDIQTRHENNVLSIPINAVTTRDLDSAKTADKKQHDRDHDNSSNTKSDMSEVVFVLQKDNSVKMVTVKTGVQDDTNIQILSGLQEGDQVISAPYSAVSRTLNNGKKVQVVPKSKLFEGNK
- a CDS encoding NAD(P)H-dependent glycerol-3-phosphate dehydrogenase; the encoded protein is MSKENSIGIIGSGSWATALAKILTDNGQHIHWWIRNEDTIRHMQQRHHNKHYLTSVYFDTSLLSLSNDIRAVVAACDVVVLAVPSAFLVDVLDQLPAEALEGKQIVSAIKGLVPGNNLLINEYLEQRFQLPATQYFTITGPCHAEEVANEKLSYLTFSGIHQASAQAIADRFTGSYLQTIVNTDMIGVQLAAVMKNIYALGAGIAHGLEYGDNFLSVYITNCFREMQTFLEQYEAQKAAQRGAGPMIHNYSASAYLGDLLVTCYSLHSRNRTFGNMIGKGYSVKAAQLELNMIAEGYYASKCMYEMNKNIGAYMPVAQAVYAVLWQQVHPSEAFLSLEKGFI